One region of Camelus bactrianus isolate YW-2024 breed Bactrian camel chromosome 22, ASM4877302v1, whole genome shotgun sequence genomic DNA includes:
- the GTF2F1 gene encoding general transcription factor IIF subunit 1, whose amino-acid sequence MAALGSSGQNVTEYVVRVPKNTTKKYNIMAFNAADKVNLATWNQARLERDLSNKKIYQEEEMPESGAGSEFNRKLREEARRKKYGIVLKEFRPEDQPWLLRVNGKSGRKFKGIKKGGVTENTSYYIFTQCPDGAFEAFPVHNWYNFTPLARHRTLTAEEAEEEWERRNKVLNHFSIMQQRRLKDQDQDEEDEEKEKRGRKKASELRIHDLEDDLEMSSDDSEASGEEGSRAPKAKRKAPPGKGGRKKKKKKGSDDEAFEDSDDGDFEGQEVDYMSDGSSSSQDELEGKPKVTQQEEGPKGVDEQSESSEESEEEKPPEEEKEEEEEKKAPTPQEKKRRKDSSDESDSSEESDIDSEASSALFMAKKKTPPKRERKPSGGSSRGNSRPGTPSTEGGSTSSTLRAAASKLEQGKRTSETPAAKRLRLDPGPQSLSGKSTPQPQSGKSTPSSGDVQVTEDAVRRYLTRKPMTTKDLLKKFQTKKTGLSSDQTVNVLAQILKRLNPERKMINDKMHFSLKE is encoded by the exons ATGGCAGCTCTC GGCTCCAGCGGCCAGAATGTCACCGAGTATGTCGTCCGAGTTCCCAA AAATACCACCAAAAAATATAACATCATGGCCTTCAATGCAGCCGATAAAGTCAACCTTGCTACTTGGAATCAG gccaggctggagcGCGACCTGAGCAACAAGAAGATTTACCAAGAGGAGGAGATGCCCGAGTCGGGTGCTGGCAGCGAGTTCAACCGCAAGCTCCGGGAGGAGGCGCGGAGGAAGAAGTACGGCATCGTCCTCAAGGAGTTCCGGCCTGAGGACCAGCCCTGGCTGCTCCGTGTCAACGGCAAATCGGGCCGGAA GTTCAAGGGCATAAAGAAGGGAGGGGTGACCGAGAACACCTCCTACTACATCTTTACCCAGTGCCCCGATGGGGCCTTCGAGGCCTTCCCCGTACACAACTGGTACAACTTCACGCCGCTGGCCCGGCACCGCACGCTCACGgcggaggaggcggaggaggagtGGGAGAG GAGAAACAAAGTCCTGAACCACTTCAGCATCATGCAGCAGCGGCGGCTCAAGGACCAGGACCAGGAtgaggaggatgaggagaaggAGAAGCGTGGCCGCAAGAAGGCCAGCGAGCTGCGCATCCATGACCTGGAGGACGATCTGGAGATGTCATCTGACGACAGCGAGGCCAGCGGCGAGGAGG GCAGCCGAGCCCCCAAGGCCAAGAGGAAGGCGCCGCCCGGCAAGGGGggcaggaagaagaagaagaagaaggggtCAGATGACGAGGCCTTCGAGGACAGCGACGACGGGGACTTTGAGGGCCAGGAGGTAGACTACATGTCTGACGGCTCCAG CAGCTCCCAGGATGAGCTGGAGGGCaagcccaaggtcacccagcaggaGGAGGGCCCCAAGGGCGTGGATGAGCAGAGCGAGAGCAGCGAGGAGAGCGAGGAGGAGAAGCCACccgaggaggaaaaggaggaggaggaggagaagaaggcgCCCACGCCGcaggagaagaagaggaggaaag ACAGCAGCGATGAGTCAGACAGCTCGGAGGAGAGCGACATCGACAGCGAGGCCTCCTCTGCCCTCTTCATGGCG AAGAAAAAGACGCCCCCGAAGAGGGAGCGGAAGCCGTCGGGAGGCAGCTCCCGGGGCAACAGCCGGCCGGGCACCCCCAGCACGGAGGGCGGCAGCACCTCCTCCACCCTGCGGGCCGCCGCCAGCAAGCTGGAGCAGG GGAAGCGGACCAGCGAGACGCCGGCGGCCAAGAGGCTGCGGCTGGACCCCGGGCCCCAGAGCCTGTCGGGCAAGTCCACCCCTCAGCCCCAGTCTGGGAAGTCGACCCCCAGCAGCGG TGATGTGCAGGTGACCGAGGACGCTGTGCGCCGCTACCTGACGCGGAAGCCCATGACCACCAAGGACCTGCTGAAAAAGTTCCAGACCAAGAAGACGGGGCTCAGCAGCGACCAGACGGTGAACGTGCTGGCCCAGATCCTCAAGCGCCTGAACCCCGAGCGCAAGATGATCAACGACAAGATGCACTTCTCCCTCAAGGAATGa
- the PSPN gene encoding persephin: MATGRVLLGSLLLLILQLDLGGNPGTSGAPVEDEGLLSQPVGDRGTQRPQLGTRLRRAPASPCQLWSLSLPVAELGLGYTSEETVIFRYCAGSCPHGARTQHGLTLAWLRGQGRAHGGPCCRPTRYADVAFLDDRHRWQRLPQLSAAACGCGG, translated from the exons ATGGCCACAGGAAGAGTCCTGCTAGGCTCTCTGCTGCTCCTGATCCTGCAGCTGGACCTTGGGGGGAACCCTGGAACCTCGGGTGCTCCGGTGGAGGATGAGGGGCTCCTGTCCCAGCCAGTGGGCGAcagaggaacccagaggccacaGCTGG GCACTCGCTTGCGCAGGGCCCCGGCCAGCCCGTGCCAGCTGTGGAGCCTGTCCCTGCCTGTGGCTGAGCTGGGCCTGGGCTACACGTCGGAGGAGACCGTCATCTTCCGCTACTGCGCCGGCAGCTGTCCCCACGGAGCCCGCACCCAGCACGGCTTGACGCTGGCCTGGCTGCGGGGCCAGGGCCGAGCCCACGGCGGGCCCTGCTGCCGACCCACCCGCTACGCTGACGTGGCCTTCCTGGACGACCGCCACCGCTGGCAGCGGCTGCCCCAGCTCTCAGCGGCAGCCTGTGGCTGCGGAGGCTGA
- the ALKBH7 gene encoding alpha-ketoglutarate-dependent dioxygenase alkB homolog 7, mitochondrial: MAGSGRLALGTLPRQGWVRGSGPAVLSRLRDAAVVRPGFLSAAEEETLSRELEPQLRRRRYEYDHWDAAIHGFRETEKSRWSEASRAILQRVQAAAFGPGQTLLSPVHVLDLEPRGYIKPHVDSIKFCGSTIAGLSLLSSSVMRLVHTQEPGEWLELLLEPGSLYILRGSARYDFSHEILRDEESFFGERRVPRGRRISVICRSLPERMGPAEPRQPPPAC; the protein is encoded by the exons ATGGCCGGGAGTGGGCGACTGGCTCTGGGGACGcttcccaggcagggctgggtaCGGGGCTCGGGCCCGGCTGTGCTGAGCCGCCTGCGGGACGCGGCCGTGGTGCGGCCCGGCTTCCTGAGCGCGGCCGAGGAGGAGACGCTGAGCCGTGAGCTGGAACCCCAGCTGCGCCGCCGCCGATACGAATATGATCACTGGGATGCG GCCATCCATGGCTTCCGCGAGACAGAGAAGTCGCGCTGGTCAGAAGCAAGCCGGGCCATCCTACAGCGTGTGCAGGCGGCTGCCTTTGGCCCTGGCCAGACCCTGCTGTCCCCGGTGCATGTGCTGGACCTGGAACCTCGGGGCTACATCAAACCACACGTGGACAGCATCAAG TTCTGTGGGTCCACCATTGCCGGCCTGTCTCTGCTGTCTTCCAGCGTCATGCGGCTGGTGCACACCCAGGAGCCAGGGGAGTGGCTGGAACTCTTGCTGGAGCCAGGCTCCCTCTACATCCTTAG AGGCTCAGCCCGCTATGACTTCTCCCACGAGATCCTTCGAGATGAAGAGTCCTTTTTCGGGGAGCGTCGGGTTCCCCGGGGCCGACGCATCTCCGTGATCTGCCGCTCCCTTCCTGAGAGGATGGGGCCAGCAGAGCCCAGGCAGCCGCCCCCAGCCTGCTGA
- the CLPP gene encoding ATP-dependent Clp protease proteolytic subunit, mitochondrial: protein MWPEILVAGARVAAGWCPALRPRLAACFIPQWTPDNRLALQRSLHATAAQALPLIPIVVEQTGRGERAYDIYSRLLRERIVCVMGPIDDSVASLVIAQLLFLQSESNKKPIHMYINSPGGVVTSGLAIYDTMQYILNPICTWCVGQAASMGSLLLAAGTPGMRHSLPNSRIMIHQPSGGARGQATDIAIQAEEIMKLKKQLYSIYAKHTKQSLQVIESAMERDRYMSPMEAQEFGILDKVLVHPPQDGEDEPELVQKEPVVAPATEPAPASA, encoded by the exons ATGTGGCCCGAAATACTGGTTGCGGGGGCCCGGGTGGCGGCGGGCTGGTGTCCCGCGCTGCGGCCTCGCCTCGCCGCCTGCTTTATCCCGCAGTGGACGCCCGACAACCGCCTGGCTCTGCAGCGGAGCCTGCACGCGACGGCGGCCCAGGCTCTCCCGCTCATTCCCATCGTGGTGGAGCAGACG GGTCGGGGCGAGCGCGCCTATGACATCTACTCGCGGCTGCTGCGGGAACGCATCGTGTGCGTCATGGGCCCG ATCGATGACAGTGTCGCCAGCCTGGTCATTGCGCAGCTGCTGTTCCTGCAGTCCGAGAGCAACAAAAAGCCCATCCACATGTACATCAACAGCCCCG GTGGCGTGGTGACCTCGGGCCTGGCCATCTACGACACGATGCAGTACATCCTGAACCCCATCTGCACATGGTGTGTGGGCCAGGCCGCCAGCATGGGCTCCCTGCTTCTGGCTGCTGGCACCCCGGGCATGCGCCACTCCCTCCCTAACTCCCGCATCATGATCCACCAGCCCTCCGGGGGTGCCCGG GGCCAAGCCACAGACATTGCCATTCAGGCAGAGGAGATCATGAAACTCAAGAAGCAGCTGTATAGCATCTACGCCAAGCACACCAAACAGAGCCTGCAGGTGATCG AGTCAGCCATGGAGAGGGACCGCTACATGAGCCCCATGGAGGCCCAGGAGTTCGGCATCTTAGACAAAGTTCTGGTCCACCCTCCCCAGGATGGGGAGGATGAGCCGGAGCTGGTGCAGAAGGAGCCAGTGGTGGCACCGGCGACAGAACCTGCCCCAGCGAGCGCCTAA